One Yoonia sp. BS5-3 genomic window carries:
- a CDS encoding response regulator, which produces MDHIAGHIPFLRRYARALTGNQTTGDAYAAAVLEAMIADPATIPDPSAARVEMFRMFHGIWTSSGAPVADEERGRAAKVQEHLKSLTPGTREALLLHSMEDFAPAHVAEIIGASVEEAEKLIRIGQEELASSARGKVLIIEDEPVISLDLENIVTEAGHAVFGVAQTHEEALQVGTDGRPDLILADIRLADESSGIDAVNDLLKAHGDLPVIFITAYPERLLTGEKPEPAFLITKPFRTEQVLSAISQAMFFSSTETLA; this is translated from the coding sequence ATGGATCATATCGCTGGCCACATCCCTTTTCTGCGACGCTACGCGCGCGCTTTGACTGGTAATCAGACGACTGGCGATGCCTATGCCGCAGCGGTCCTTGAGGCCATGATAGCAGATCCAGCAACCATACCGGATCCAAGCGCAGCACGGGTCGAGATGTTCCGCATGTTCCACGGGATCTGGACATCCTCGGGCGCACCGGTCGCGGATGAAGAACGCGGGAGGGCTGCAAAAGTTCAAGAGCACCTCAAATCCCTGACGCCAGGCACCCGCGAGGCGCTGCTGTTACATTCGATGGAAGATTTCGCGCCTGCTCACGTGGCCGAGATCATTGGTGCTTCAGTCGAGGAAGCTGAGAAACTGATCCGGATTGGCCAAGAAGAATTGGCGAGCTCGGCACGGGGCAAGGTGCTCATCATTGAAGATGAGCCCGTTATTTCGCTTGATCTTGAAAACATTGTCACCGAGGCAGGCCATGCAGTGTTTGGCGTGGCTCAAACCCATGAAGAAGCCTTGCAGGTCGGAACCGATGGTCGACCAGACCTCATTTTGGCTGATATCCGCTTGGCAGATGAAAGCTCGGGCATCGATGCGGTGAATGATCTTCTGAAAGCGCATGGCGATCTGCCGGTGATCTTCATCACAGCCTATCCAGAGCGCTTGCTGACGGGCGAAAAACCAGAACCAGCCTTCCTGATCACCAAGCCCTTCCGGACCGAGCAGGTGCTATCGGCGATTTCGCAGGCGATGTTTTTTTCTTCGACGGAAACTCTCGCCTGA
- a CDS encoding NepR family anti-sigma factor: MDEKEKPNTGILSAHLKDAYSDTLEEELPETFRLLIDENLRKGVEETLNEGIPDRFRHLLSQLDEVASKGGDS, translated from the coding sequence ATGGACGAAAAAGAAAAGCCTAACACCGGTATTCTAAGTGCCCATTTGAAAGATGCTTATTCAGATACCTTGGAAGAAGAACTGCCCGAGACCTTTCGGCTTCTCATTGATGAGAACCTTCGCAAGGGTGTCGAAGAGACCTTGAACGAGGGCATACCAGACCGTTTCCGGCATCTGCTAAGCCAACTGGACGAGGTCGCTTCCAAGGGAGGCGATTCATGA
- a CDS encoding helix-turn-helix domain-containing protein, with protein MSVRLVHEGLPSDITPYRLKLLLRQARIALGLSKGAVEYLVFAIENCQPSDFQNGRICAIWHSLERLATLFRLSKRQINRIEAELVDAGLIKRTYPERKNRSGDRVDGVIKRAAGINLAPLIEKAEYVRSLVGRQMQADEDHKRLREHIQDLFRQIRELENGEANDAATSILPRRRPGELNDIKEMRLVADALAAVLADFSAKVSQPEMTDGSDENVRLITKKEKKNKTRTAPQMRGGEQFNTSPAHARLLATSELRGYIDLYALHGPPDWQSINRATHDRAYKLGISRRIWEEMCVRIGENKTALCLIVADRNSQRDDAFGVDNAAAAFTQMTRKVERDLAVLNSLMGELTDALIRSRGNL; from the coding sequence ATGAGCGTCCGGCTAGTTCATGAAGGCCTTCCTTCAGATATCACACCCTACCGACTGAAACTGCTTCTGCGGCAAGCAAGGATCGCGCTTGGCCTTTCCAAAGGTGCTGTCGAATACCTCGTATTTGCGATTGAGAACTGCCAGCCGTCCGACTTCCAGAACGGCAGAATATGCGCCATCTGGCATTCACTGGAACGGCTCGCAACGCTCTTCAGACTATCGAAGCGCCAGATAAATAGGATTGAGGCTGAACTTGTTGACGCGGGTTTGATTAAGCGCACCTATCCGGAACGGAAGAACCGCTCTGGTGATCGCGTTGATGGTGTGATCAAGAGAGCGGCCGGAATCAACCTCGCCCCCCTCATTGAAAAAGCAGAGTACGTCCGATCACTTGTGGGTCGTCAAATGCAAGCTGACGAAGATCACAAACGGCTGCGCGAGCACATTCAAGATCTCTTTCGCCAGATCAGAGAGCTAGAGAACGGTGAAGCCAACGACGCGGCGACAAGCATTTTGCCACGTCGTCGGCCTGGAGAACTAAATGACATCAAAGAAATGCGACTGGTTGCGGATGCGCTGGCGGCGGTACTTGCTGATTTTTCTGCGAAGGTCAGTCAGCCAGAGATGACCGACGGGTCAGACGAAAATGTCCGACTCATTACGAAGAAAGAAAAGAAAAATAAAACCCGTACGGCACCGCAGATGCGTGGTGGCGAACAGTTTAATACCAGCCCTGCTCACGCACGACTCTTGGCCACTTCAGAGTTGCGTGGGTACATCGACTTGTATGCACTGCACGGACCACCAGACTGGCAATCGATCAATCGAGCGACGCATGATCGCGCTTACAAATTGGGTATCTCCCGTCGAATCTGGGAAGAAATGTGCGTCCGCATTGGCGAGAATAAAACAGCACTCTGCTTAATCGTCGCTGACCGGAATTCTCAAAGAGATGACGCGTTTGGCGTTGATAACGCAGCCGCGGCTTTCACGCAGATGACCCGAAAAGTGGAGAGAGACCTGGCCGTTCTCAATAGCCTCATGGGTGAACTGACGGACGCCCTGATCCGGTCACGGGGGAATTTATGA
- a CDS encoding phage holin family protein has translation MISDDIKNQARRLALRAARITAVAFLGLVGMGFLVATAWLAIADRLSPIAANGIVGSAFLAVAAVVFFWPKKKSQPPQVEVGAHDLVKVFLTGLNTGRSLR, from the coding sequence ATGATTTCAGATGATATTAAAAATCAGGCGCGCAGGCTGGCTCTGCGCGCCGCGCGGATCACCGCTGTTGCCTTCTTGGGCCTTGTCGGCATGGGCTTTCTCGTAGCGACAGCTTGGTTGGCGATTGCTGACAGGCTGTCTCCGATAGCAGCTAATGGTATCGTCGGATCAGCTTTTCTCGCGGTTGCTGCGGTCGTATTTTTCTGGCCGAAAAAGAAGTCTCAGCCCCCACAAGTGGAAGTCGGCGCGCATGACTTGGTTAAAGTCTTTCTGACTGGGTTGAATACGGGGCGGTCGCTTCGGTAG
- a CDS encoding DUF2945 domain-containing protein encodes MTFHVGDAVTWNWGSGTAKGKVVEKFTDDVTRSLQGAEVTRNASSDQPAFLIEQDDGAQVLKSCTEIETS; translated from the coding sequence ATGACGTTTCACGTCGGCGATGCGGTGACCTGGAACTGGGGTTCTGGGACCGCGAAAGGAAAGGTTGTGGAAAAGTTCACAGACGATGTGACGCGCAGCCTTCAAGGTGCAGAGGTTACACGAAACGCATCTTCAGACCAGCCCGCCTTCTTGATCGAGCAAGATGACGGCGCACAGGTGCTCAAATCCTGCACGGAAATCGAAACAAGCTAA
- a CDS encoding MarC family protein — protein MNSELVSAFGAFFAIMNPFVNLPIFLALTSDFKVSEQRKLAIRVALACLLMSGVILVAGQQIISFFGITIDQFRIAGGIVLAHIAWQMLSGQSIASHHGTDDEKNHMQELTQLAFYPLAFPIIVGPGTIATIIIYTGQSDVLLVGGVVAGIILLLGLVFYFAAFFGKILSDTMRVIMTRLMGMILLAIAVEMVASGAKAVFPGLS, from the coding sequence ATGAATTCTGAGCTTGTCTCTGCTTTTGGCGCGTTTTTCGCGATCATGAACCCGTTTGTGAACCTACCGATCTTTCTAGCGCTGACCAGCGATTTCAAGGTCAGCGAACAACGCAAGCTGGCCATCCGTGTGGCGCTGGCCTGCTTATTGATGTCCGGCGTGATCCTTGTTGCGGGGCAGCAGATCATCAGCTTCTTTGGGATCACCATCGATCAATTCCGGATAGCTGGAGGCATCGTTTTGGCCCATATCGCTTGGCAGATGTTGAGCGGACAATCCATCGCGTCCCACCATGGGACGGACGATGAAAAGAACCACATGCAAGAGCTGACGCAGCTAGCCTTCTACCCGCTTGCCTTTCCGATCATCGTTGGTCCGGGAACAATTGCGACGATCATCATTTACACGGGTCAAAGCGATGTGCTTTTGGTCGGTGGCGTTGTCGCGGGGATCATTCTGTTGCTTGGGCTCGTCTTCTATTTCGCCGCCTTCTTCGGCAAAATCCTCAGCGACACAATGCGCGTGATCATGACCCGTTTGATGGGGATGATCCTGCTGGCCATCGCAGTTGAGATGGTGGCAAGCGGCGCGAAAGCGGTGTTCCCCGGGCTTTCCTAA
- a CDS encoding MFS transporter, with protein sequence MLCQQEQTISVPKNFLEHFPAPSVASVTVQSLEAAMANSLSKAALKASGPADRNKARHVISLSLSKTADELINPKLILTWLITALGAPAYLSGAVVPIREAGALLPQPLIARFVQRYQLRKMFWALGALLQGAAAFAIAMIALRVDGTLAGWLILLSLLLFVAGRSLASTTYKDALARTVEEGERGHITGWAGTVAAVAGLAFGASMALGVWGQVSVPVVAAAIGVSAVMFACASCVFIGLNEDASENKSEQIKSIVSFIKPLREDKDFRRYVLARAFLTATALAPPFIVLASAQSESNSLTTLGPLVIASGLAAIVSSAAWGYLSDTASRLSLAIGGGIATIAYAIAAFLILLEDGSLATLAAASILFVAQVGYQGVRSGRSIYLTDMANDRDRLQYTALSNILIGTVLAAGLGLAGVAEVFGAAFALAVCAAMSAVGVFFAFTLQELSK encoded by the coding sequence ATGCTATGCCAACAAGAGCAGACGATTTCGGTTCCAAAAAACTTTCTGGAACATTTTCCTGCGCCATCTGTTGCTAGCGTAACGGTCCAATCTTTGGAGGCAGCGATGGCCAATTCTCTTTCGAAAGCAGCATTGAAGGCGTCAGGTCCCGCGGATCGCAATAAAGCCCGGCATGTTATATCGCTTAGTTTAAGCAAAACAGCGGATGAGTTGATTAACCCAAAGCTGATTTTGACTTGGCTAATCACCGCTTTGGGTGCGCCAGCTTATCTGAGCGGCGCTGTCGTTCCTATCCGGGAGGCTGGCGCATTGTTGCCGCAACCCCTCATCGCGCGCTTTGTGCAGCGATACCAGTTGCGAAAAATGTTTTGGGCTCTCGGTGCGCTGCTTCAAGGCGCGGCGGCTTTTGCAATCGCTATGATAGCGCTAAGGGTTGATGGCACTTTGGCGGGCTGGCTAATTCTTCTTTCATTGCTACTTTTCGTTGCCGGTCGGTCGCTAGCATCGACAACATACAAAGATGCCTTGGCGCGAACCGTCGAAGAGGGCGAGCGCGGCCATATCACAGGTTGGGCGGGGACGGTCGCTGCCGTTGCTGGTTTGGCATTCGGCGCAAGTATGGCGTTGGGGGTCTGGGGACAGGTGTCTGTTCCCGTTGTGGCCGCCGCAATCGGCGTGTCTGCAGTGATGTTCGCCTGCGCGTCCTGCGTCTTTATTGGATTAAATGAAGACGCCAGTGAGAACAAAAGCGAGCAGATCAAAAGCATCGTAAGTTTCATCAAGCCCTTGCGCGAGGATAAAGATTTTCGTCGTTATGTTCTGGCACGTGCATTCCTGACCGCGACGGCGCTCGCGCCCCCGTTTATCGTGCTTGCGTCGGCTCAGAGCGAAAGTAATTCACTGACAACTCTTGGACCCCTTGTGATTGCGTCCGGGTTGGCCGCCATCGTCAGCTCGGCGGCCTGGGGTTACCTATCCGACACGGCCAGCCGTCTTAGCCTCGCGATCGGCGGAGGAATCGCCACGATTGCCTATGCTATCGCCGCCTTTCTGATCCTTCTGGAAGATGGATCGCTCGCGACGCTCGCTGCGGCTTCAATCCTGTTCGTTGCGCAAGTCGGCTATCAAGGCGTGCGGTCTGGCCGTTCCATCTACTTGACAGATATGGCCAACGACCGCGACCGCCTGCAATACACAGCGCTCAGCAACATCTTGATTGGGACTGTCCTTGCGGCGGGCCTTGGTCTTGCAGGTGTCGCAGAGGTGTTCGGGGCGGCATTTGCGCTTGCGGTCTGCGCGGCCATGTCTGCGGTCGGCGTGTTCTTTGCCTTTACTTTGCAGGAGCTTTCAAAATGA
- a CDS encoding exopolysaccharide biosynthesis protein — translation MKTVNCNTTFEDIEDALDKVEEANVTTVEDVIEALGPASFLPILLLVSLVVVTPLSSIPGLSGMSGIVIALIAGQLILGREKLWLPDLILSRKVPGDRLNKALAQIRPPLSWMQDHTKERLPFLVRGRAIRVLLVLCMLCGLVMPFLEVLPATSSMMAGAIAILCLSLISRDGVLAIAGLISVGLVLVVLSVLFKAAFSLL, via the coding sequence ATGAAGACTGTCAACTGCAACACAACGTTTGAAGACATCGAAGACGCGCTAGACAAGGTTGAGGAGGCGAATGTTACGACAGTCGAAGACGTGATCGAAGCCTTGGGTCCAGCGTCTTTCCTGCCTATTCTGTTATTGGTTTCGCTCGTTGTTGTGACCCCTCTAAGCAGTATTCCGGGTCTGTCCGGAATGTCCGGGATCGTCATCGCCCTGATTGCTGGCCAACTGATCTTGGGGCGTGAAAAATTGTGGCTACCGGACTTGATCCTTAGCCGGAAGGTCCCCGGAGATAGGCTGAACAAAGCGCTTGCCCAAATTCGACCGCCGCTGAGTTGGATGCAGGATCATACAAAAGAGCGATTGCCGTTTTTGGTGCGAGGCCGGGCAATCCGTGTCCTGTTGGTACTTTGCATGCTGTGCGGCCTTGTCATGCCATTTCTAGAGGTCCTGCCTGCGACCTCATCAATGATGGCAGGGGCTATTGCTATTCTATGCCTTTCGCTTATCAGTCGGGATGGCGTTCTTGCGATCGCGGGGCTTATTTCTGTGGGTTTGGTGCTGGTCGTTCTGTCCGTGCTATTCAAAGCGGCGTTTAGCCTTCTTTAG
- a CDS encoding lytic transglycosylase domain-containing protein: MYHRRFVMAGLTALIAGCGGRNETSSRASNDIPLYPNETPELRRLINKYAEVHDIPVTLLHRVIIRESTHNPAARNGPYYGLMQILPETARTMGYRGSPDGLLDAETNLIYAGRYLRGAWLVSDGDEATAVSWYARGYYYEAKRRGMLVETGLRAG; this comes from the coding sequence ATGTATCATCGCCGATTTGTCATGGCCGGTCTCACCGCCCTGATCGCAGGCTGCGGAGGCCGCAACGAAACCTCCTCCCGCGCCAGCAATGACATCCCGCTTTATCCTAACGAAACGCCCGAGCTGCGCCGCTTGATCAACAAATATGCGGAGGTCCATGATATCCCGGTCACATTGCTGCACCGAGTGATTATCCGCGAAAGCACCCATAACCCGGCAGCGCGTAATGGCCCCTATTACGGCCTGATGCAAATCCTGCCCGAGACCGCGCGCACCATGGGCTATCGCGGATCGCCTGACGGGCTTTTGGATGCAGAAACCAATCTGATCTATGCCGGCCGATATCTGCGGGGCGCTTGGCTTGTCTCGGATGGGGATGAGGCAACTGCCGTCAGCTGGTATGCGCGCGGATATTACTACGAGGCGAAGCGGCGCGGGATGCTGGTTGAGACTGGGCTACGCGCGGGCTAG
- a CDS encoding sigma-70 family RNA polymerase sigma factor yields the protein MSSFNDDLLQLVPNLRAFARSLTRNATSADDLVQDTLVKAISYRDKFSEGTNMGAWTFTIMRNTFYNDRAKASRETEDPEGDLSAQLSVKPDHDGRLQYVEFKAAFAQLSDERREALTLVGALGMSYEEAAETCGVAVGTIKSRVGRARRDLAVIMKLGDEGMTDATDAHTTAVVSAATVA from the coding sequence ATGAGTTCGTTCAACGACGATCTGTTGCAGTTGGTCCCGAACCTTAGGGCCTTCGCGCGCAGTTTGACGCGCAATGCCACGTCTGCAGATGATTTGGTGCAGGACACCTTAGTGAAAGCCATCTCTTACAGGGATAAGTTTTCCGAAGGTACAAATATGGGCGCGTGGACGTTCACGATCATGCGCAACACTTTCTACAATGACCGTGCAAAGGCGTCGCGTGAGACAGAAGATCCCGAAGGTGATCTGTCTGCTCAGCTCTCTGTCAAACCAGATCATGATGGCCGCTTGCAATATGTCGAATTCAAAGCTGCTTTTGCTCAATTGTCGGACGAGCGACGCGAGGCTCTCACCCTCGTGGGCGCGCTTGGAATGTCGTATGAGGAAGCGGCCGAGACCTGCGGTGTGGCCGTTGGCACCATCAAAAGCCGTGTCGGCCGCGCACGTCGGGACCTTGCAGTCATTATGAAGCTCGGTGACGAGGGCATGACCGACGCCACGGATGCGCATACGACAGCAGTTGTTTCAGCAGCGACAGTGGCCTGA
- a CDS encoding CsbD family protein has product MNIEQLKGQWSQLKGDAKSKWGELTDDDLMEIEGDADKLAGKIQEKYGKSKEQAKEEINEWLAA; this is encoded by the coding sequence ATGAATATCGAGCAACTCAAAGGCCAGTGGAGCCAACTCAAAGGCGATGCAAAATCCAAATGGGGCGAGCTGACCGACGATGATCTGATGGAAATCGAAGGTGATGCCGACAAACTGGCCGGCAAAATCCAAGAGAAATACGGCAAATCGAAAGAGCAAGCCAAAGAAGAAATTAACGAATGGCTGGCCGCGTAA
- a CDS encoding GAF domain-containing protein: MKDTTDGDGCALKSQKRLAALDSLSLMDSPPEEIFDRAVRLATRMLGVEVGLLSLVDGERQFFKAQIGLPAPYAESRETPLSHSFCQHVVRGGAPLMVRDAREDPVLQSNLAIRDLNVIAYLGVPVRATDGEVLGSFCAIEGKPRDWTNEERAILDDIAAGIESELAFRTESATRSAQVREQRAMRQRLDLALQSGSMGTYDLNLETGVAEWDDQLYEIWRLPVGSTNPFEAAVAKIHPEDMDAHEAAFAKAMDPAGDGLYRLEMRVLMGPSEDYIWVLSTGIVTFDSETPTRMVGTVQDISDRKRAEEHALLLSQELNHRVKNLFAITNGIISITARESKTTREMADALRSRIVSLSSAHDLVRPAIARDHNAAAETDLATLMQTILAPHLQTADQAELTGDFIALGAEQASSYALVLHELATNAAKYGALTGTDGRVKIEWRVNAGTLSLNWFETGGPQTDQTNGTAGFGSTLIDLTVKRQLFGDYEIERKPEGFCFRMTLPWS, from the coding sequence ATGAAAGACACAACAGACGGTGACGGATGCGCGCTGAAATCACAAAAGCGCTTGGCAGCGTTGGACAGTCTTTCGCTGATGGACAGCCCGCCAGAAGAGATTTTTGACCGCGCTGTTCGCCTTGCAACCCGTATGCTTGGTGTGGAAGTTGGCCTGCTATCTTTGGTTGATGGGGAGCGTCAATTTTTCAAAGCGCAAATTGGCTTGCCAGCACCATATGCCGAGTCTCGCGAGACGCCGCTTTCGCACTCATTCTGTCAGCATGTGGTCAGAGGTGGCGCACCCTTGATGGTGAGGGACGCCCGCGAAGATCCGGTGCTGCAATCAAACTTGGCTATCCGCGACCTAAATGTCATCGCCTATCTTGGTGTTCCGGTACGCGCGACAGATGGCGAGGTGTTAGGGTCATTTTGCGCGATTGAGGGTAAGCCGCGCGATTGGACGAATGAAGAGCGCGCGATCCTTGATGATATCGCCGCTGGCATTGAAAGCGAATTGGCGTTTCGTACCGAAAGTGCGACGCGGTCGGCGCAAGTTCGTGAACAGCGCGCGATGCGCCAAAGGCTTGATCTGGCCCTACAATCCGGGTCGATGGGAACCTACGACCTGAATCTTGAAACCGGTGTGGCTGAGTGGGACGACCAGCTTTACGAAATTTGGCGGCTGCCTGTTGGTAGTACCAATCCGTTTGAAGCCGCAGTAGCGAAAATCCATCCAGAGGATATGGACGCGCATGAGGCCGCCTTTGCGAAGGCAATGGATCCTGCGGGCGACGGTCTCTACCGCCTGGAAATGCGGGTTTTAATGGGGCCGTCCGAGGATTATATCTGGGTGCTTTCCACCGGAATTGTGACCTTTGACAGCGAAACCCCCACGCGGATGGTTGGGACAGTGCAAGACATCTCGGACCGCAAGCGAGCCGAGGAGCACGCTCTCCTTTTGTCACAAGAGCTAAACCATCGCGTCAAAAACCTGTTCGCGATCACCAATGGGATCATCAGCATCACGGCCCGCGAAAGTAAGACGACGCGAGAGATGGCCGATGCGCTGAGGTCGCGAATTGTATCGTTATCGTCTGCCCATGATTTGGTGCGTCCCGCTATTGCCAGAGATCACAACGCAGCCGCAGAAACAGACCTGGCCACCCTGATGCAGACAATTCTTGCGCCGCACCTTCAGACAGCAGACCAAGCGGAGTTGACCGGCGACTTTATCGCGCTTGGGGCTGAACAAGCATCGTCCTATGCGCTCGTCCTTCATGAACTGGCGACCAATGCCGCAAAATACGGTGCCCTGACTGGCACAGACGGAAGGGTCAAAATCGAATGGCGCGTCAATGCGGGCACGCTGTCTTTGAATTGGTTTGAAACCGGCGGACCTCAAACCGACCAAACCAACGGGACAGCAGGCTTCGGTTCAACGCTCATCGATTTGACGGTCAAAAGACAGCTCTTTGGGGATTACGAAATTGAGCGGAAGCCCGAAGGCTTCTGCTTTCGAATGACACTTCCCTGGAGTTGA
- a CDS encoding phospholipase D-like domain-containing protein: MVEILLTAEEAYPRFEELVAGAQTDVSISMRIFDAATPLYGSTGNGETWADLIAAKLAEGVRFDITLSDFDPVAKPELHRYAWECFERLKSAASACPARMQARVHLHPAQAGMLQRLLFAPAALFHIHKECERLNALAPDDRARQLEAMPEFAKLIRTGPQLSPRFWRFPPLHIASHHQKMAVIDGETLYIGGLDLNPRRFDTKTHDRPAPQTWHDVQVVCQGPIASAARTHINTFRSGAEGQDITAVPGLIRTLSQRRSFGVPRLSPKTVLNDIEQAHFDLIESARTFIYIETQFLRSSRIVTALCKAAHRGVSLIVILPAAPEEAAFGDASGLDTRFGEHLQARAIGRLKRAFGGNMFLGSPVQPKAQDGDRDTLEQAPIIYVHAKVIISDAERAIVSSANLNGRSMRWDTEAGVVLKDKDARRLFQRCTQHWLSDAAPDGLERAQTWRDLASKNAKTEPNERPHFLVPHNPVPGQDKGHDLPGIPEEMV; the protein is encoded by the coding sequence ATGGTCGAAATCCTCCTGACCGCAGAAGAAGCTTATCCACGGTTCGAAGAGCTTGTCGCGGGCGCCCAGACGGACGTTTCAATCTCCATGCGCATCTTCGATGCTGCAACGCCTCTCTACGGATCGACAGGAAACGGTGAAACCTGGGCGGATCTGATTGCAGCGAAGTTGGCCGAAGGTGTCCGCTTTGATATCACGCTGTCCGATTTCGACCCTGTCGCCAAGCCCGAACTGCATAGATACGCTTGGGAGTGCTTTGAAAGGTTGAAATCGGCAGCGTCCGCCTGTCCGGCCCGCATGCAGGCCAGGGTTCATTTGCATCCAGCTCAGGCCGGTATGTTGCAGCGTCTTCTGTTTGCACCTGCAGCCTTGTTCCACATCCACAAAGAATGTGAGCGGCTAAACGCTCTTGCCCCAGACGACCGCGCACGGCAGCTTGAGGCGATGCCCGAATTTGCCAAGCTCATTCGCACAGGTCCCCAACTCAGCCCGCGCTTCTGGCGGTTCCCGCCGCTTCATATTGCATCGCATCATCAAAAAATGGCGGTAATCGACGGGGAAACACTCTATATCGGTGGGCTCGATTTGAACCCGCGCAGATTTGATACAAAAACGCATGACCGACCTGCACCGCAGACGTGGCATGACGTGCAAGTCGTGTGCCAAGGGCCGATCGCATCCGCAGCGCGCACCCATATCAACACGTTTCGGTCCGGCGCGGAGGGGCAAGACATCACGGCTGTGCCCGGCTTGATCCGCACCCTCAGCCAGCGCCGATCTTTCGGCGTGCCTCGTCTTTCGCCCAAGACCGTCCTGAACGACATCGAACAGGCCCATTTTGATCTCATCGAAAGCGCTCGGACGTTTATTTATATTGAGACACAATTTCTTAGATCATCGCGGATCGTAACTGCGCTTTGCAAGGCAGCACATCGCGGCGTTTCCCTCATTGTCATCCTTCCTGCCGCCCCCGAGGAGGCAGCCTTTGGCGACGCGAGCGGGCTGGACACGCGATTTGGAGAACACTTGCAGGCCCGCGCGATCGGCCGCCTGAAACGGGCTTTTGGTGGCAATATGTTTCTGGGGTCTCCGGTGCAGCCCAAGGCACAAGATGGTGATCGTGATACTCTCGAACAGGCCCCAATCATCTATGTCCATGCGAAGGTTATCATCAGTGATGCTGAAAGGGCGATTGTCTCTTCGGCAAATCTGAACGGACGGTCTATGCGATGGGATACAGAGGCCGGTGTCGTCCTGAAGGACAAGGATGCGCGCCGTTTGTTTCAGCGCTGCACCCAGCATTGGCTCAGCGATGCTGCGCCAGACGGTCTTGAACGGGCACAGACATGGCGGGATTTGGCAAGCAAGAATGCTAAGACTGAACCGAACGAGCGGCCCCATTTCCTTGTGCCGCATAATCCTGTGCCGGGACAGGATAAGGGCCACGATTTGCCGGGCATTCCCGAAGAAATGGTATAA
- a CDS encoding histidine kinase dimerization/phosphoacceptor domain -containing protein — MNAPHLDLVTLQKEVFHHVSNNFQIIQSMIRLVSRDPSVIDVASELEQRIQLLSIAHTAQNCFDSAAIHSIETALPNLILGVQRGGFLLGRQIVQDVSCSPLSVQRTYAVLHVLVEVLRVLNRSTARNIVIALSDDELVVSSDAEPIPLNESTIALTAAFARELGTAPTWSDTGLTLKLR; from the coding sequence ATGAATGCTCCGCACCTCGATCTCGTGACGCTTCAAAAGGAAGTCTTTCACCACGTCAGCAACAACTTCCAGATCATCCAATCGATGATACGGCTGGTGTCCCGCGATCCGTCCGTCATAGATGTAGCCAGTGAGCTGGAACAGCGCATTCAGCTTCTGAGCATCGCGCATACCGCGCAGAACTGTTTTGACAGTGCGGCAATCCATTCGATTGAGACGGCGCTACCCAACCTCATTTTGGGTGTCCAGCGTGGCGGGTTTTTGCTGGGTCGGCAAATAGTGCAGGACGTAAGCTGTAGTCCGCTAAGTGTGCAGCGGACCTATGCGGTCTTGCATGTCTTGGTTGAGGTGCTGCGCGTTTTGAACCGCAGCACCGCGCGCAACATCGTTATTGCGCTCAGCGATGATGAACTGGTTGTTTCCTCCGATGCAGAGCCAATTCCGCTCAATGAAAGCACCATCGCTTTGACGGCGGCCTTTGCCCGTGAATTGGGCACAGCGCCGACATGGTCCGACACCGGTTTGACGCTGAAACTGCGCTGA
- a CDS encoding DUF1328 domain-containing protein produces the protein MLGWALTFFIVAVIAGVLGFGGIASATAGIAQILFVIFLVLFAATLLRHLFRA, from the coding sequence ATGCTCGGATGGGCTCTTACATTTTTTATCGTCGCAGTCATCGCAGGTGTTTTGGGATTTGGCGGCATCGCTTCAGCGACCGCAGGGATCGCTCAGATCCTCTTCGTGATTTTCTTGGTTCTGTTCGCAGCTACGTTGCTGCGGCATCTGTTTAGGGCATGA